The following coding sequences are from one Ramlibacter henchirensis window:
- a CDS encoding MaoC family dehydratase, with the protein MAIRWYWEDLQPGSVRDLGSITPTAQEIRDFAAKFDPQPFHLDEEAGRRSVFGGLCASGWHTCSMAMRLTVDNFLRESSSMGSPGLENIRWMKPVYPGDTLTLKHRTLESRPLNSRPEIGLVRAVWEMFNQRGEQVLHMEGYGMFKRRTPAAPAAPAST; encoded by the coding sequence ATGGCGATCCGCTGGTACTGGGAAGACCTGCAGCCGGGCAGCGTGCGCGATCTCGGCAGCATCACGCCCACGGCGCAGGAGATCCGCGACTTCGCCGCCAAGTTCGATCCGCAGCCGTTCCACCTGGATGAAGAGGCGGGCCGCCGATCGGTGTTCGGCGGCCTGTGCGCCAGCGGCTGGCACACCTGCTCGATGGCCATGCGGCTGACCGTCGACAACTTCCTGCGTGAATCCAGCAGCATGGGCTCGCCCGGGCTGGAGAACATCCGCTGGATGAAGCCGGTCTACCCGGGCGACACGCTGACGCTCAAGCACCGCACGCTGGAATCGCGGCCGCTCAACAGCCGGCCCGAGATCGGCCTGGTGCGGGCCGTCTGGGAGATGTTCAACCAGCGCGGCGAGCAGGTGCTGCACATGGAAGGCTACGGCATGTTCAAGCGCCGCACGCCCGCCGCGCCCGCCGCGCCCGCCTCGACCTGA
- a CDS encoding SDR family oxidoreductase, giving the protein MERVVLITGASRGIGAATARLAAARGWSVAVNYTANEEAAQQVVEAVKAAGRRATAVQADVADERQVVRMFEQVDSQLGRLTDLVNNAGVVDVAARVDEMSGERLQRMFGINVIGSILCAREAVRRMSTRHGGSGGAIVNVSSAASRLGSPAQYVDYAAAKGAIDAFTLGLAKEVAAEGIRVNAVRPGLIETDIHASGGIPDRVKQLAHHVPMQRGGTADEVAQAIVWLLSPEASYTTMSLLDVSGGR; this is encoded by the coding sequence GTGGAACGGGTGGTCCTGATCACGGGTGCGAGCCGGGGCATCGGCGCGGCGACGGCACGGCTCGCGGCGGCGCGGGGCTGGTCGGTCGCGGTCAACTACACGGCGAACGAAGAAGCAGCGCAACAGGTGGTGGAAGCGGTGAAAGCCGCCGGCCGCCGCGCGACCGCGGTGCAGGCCGACGTCGCCGATGAGCGCCAGGTCGTGCGCATGTTCGAGCAGGTCGATTCGCAGCTCGGCCGGCTGACGGATCTCGTGAACAACGCCGGCGTCGTCGACGTCGCCGCGCGCGTCGACGAGATGAGCGGCGAGCGCCTCCAGCGCATGTTCGGCATCAACGTGATCGGCTCGATTCTCTGCGCACGCGAGGCGGTCCGCAGGATGAGCACACGGCACGGCGGAAGCGGCGGCGCGATCGTCAACGTCTCCAGCGCGGCGTCGCGGCTGGGTTCGCCCGCGCAGTACGTGGACTACGCCGCGGCCAAGGGCGCCATCGATGCGTTCACGCTGGGCCTGGCCAAGGAAGTGGCCGCGGAAGGCATCCGCGTGAACGCCGTGCGGCCGGGCCTCATCGAGACCGACATCCATGCTTCGGGCGGCATCCCCGACCGCGTGAAGCAGCTCGCGCACCACGTCCCCATGCAGCGCGGAGGCACCGCCGACGAAGTGGCGCAAGCGATCGTCTGGCTGCTCTCGCCCGAAGCGAGCTACACGACCATGAGCCTGCTCGACGTGTCGGGAGGGCGGTGA
- a CDS encoding 2-hydroxychromene-2-carboxylate isomerase: MAAAIDYYFTAQSPWTYLGHDRFVRMAREAGAQVRVRPADYGKVFPVSGGLPLPKRAPQRQAYRLVELRRFSQFLDIPLNVQPKHFPVAADDANRLIAAVEGADGADAAFKLCGAVFGAVWRQERDIASAQVLGELLAECGLPAARLEQSRDASVQQTYEANTQAAIDAGVFGAPSYVVHGEIFWGQDRLDFLERKLRSIN, encoded by the coding sequence ATGGCGGCCGCCATCGACTACTACTTCACCGCGCAGAGCCCGTGGACCTACCTCGGCCACGATCGTTTCGTGCGCATGGCGCGCGAGGCCGGCGCGCAGGTGCGGGTGCGGCCGGCCGACTACGGCAAGGTTTTTCCCGTCAGCGGCGGCTTGCCGCTGCCCAAGCGCGCGCCGCAGCGGCAGGCCTACCGGCTGGTCGAGCTCAGGCGCTTCTCGCAATTCCTGGACATTCCGTTGAACGTGCAGCCGAAGCATTTCCCGGTGGCCGCCGACGATGCCAATCGCCTGATCGCCGCGGTGGAAGGCGCGGATGGTGCGGATGCAGCGTTCAAGCTCTGTGGCGCAGTCTTCGGCGCGGTGTGGCGGCAGGAGCGCGACATCGCCAGCGCGCAGGTGCTGGGCGAACTGCTCGCCGAATGCGGCCTGCCGGCCGCGCGGCTGGAGCAGAGCCGCGACGCGAGCGTGCAGCAGACCTACGAGGCGAACACGCAGGCCGCGATTGACGCCGGCGTCTTCGGTGCGCCAAGCTACGTGGTCCACGGCGAGATCTTCTGGGGCCAGGACCGCCTGGACTTCCTCGAGCGCAAGCTGCGGTCTATCAACTGA
- a CDS encoding dienelactone hydrolase family protein — protein MGAFVDLKAADGFVFPAYVAQPAAKAKGAVVVLQEIFGVNSHIRSVADGYAKEGYLAVAPSTFHRLKPGVELGYSEDDMGAGRALKAAAEALPAPGVMQDIQAAIQHAAQAGKVGIVGYCWGGLLSWRAACTLDGLSAAVCYYGGGMTTPDESARRPKVPVLAHFGERDHFIPLVGVEAFRKAHPEVEVHVYAADHGFNCDQRGSWNEPAAKQARERSLAFFAQHLAG, from the coding sequence ATGGGTGCTTTCGTGGACCTGAAGGCCGCCGATGGCTTCGTTTTCCCGGCGTATGTGGCGCAGCCCGCGGCCAAGGCCAAGGGTGCAGTCGTGGTGCTGCAGGAGATCTTCGGCGTCAACTCCCACATCCGTTCGGTGGCCGACGGCTACGCGAAGGAGGGCTACCTCGCGGTGGCGCCTTCCACCTTCCACCGGCTCAAGCCGGGCGTGGAGCTGGGCTATTCGGAAGATGACATGGGCGCCGGCCGCGCGCTCAAGGCCGCGGCGGAAGCGCTGCCCGCGCCAGGCGTGATGCAGGACATCCAGGCCGCCATCCAGCATGCCGCGCAGGCGGGCAAGGTCGGCATCGTCGGCTACTGCTGGGGCGGCCTGCTGTCCTGGCGCGCGGCCTGCACGCTGGACGGCCTGTCGGCCGCGGTCTGCTACTACGGCGGCGGCATGACCACGCCGGACGAGTCCGCGCGGCGGCCCAAGGTGCCGGTGCTCGCGCACTTCGGCGAACGGGACCACTTCATTCCGCTGGTGGGCGTGGAGGCTTTCCGCAAGGCGCATCCCGAAGTCGAGGTCCACGTCTACGCGGCGGACCACGGCTTCAACTGCGACCAGCGGGGCTCGTGGAACGAGCCCGCGGCAAAGCAGGCGCGCGAGCGTTCGCTGGCGTTCTTCGCCCAGCACCTTGCCGGCTGA
- a CDS encoding amidohydrolase family protein, with the protein MFARTTALAALALSAAWALAADYTGPLFDAHLHYNEEAAQGPHPLGDVLARMQRNGVRGIIANSRPNDGTHALAGSAQTRAAGVTVVPFVRLYRNREDYGNWFRDESIYTMVQSELARGTGSGPFRGIGEFHLYDSANADGPVARKLMQLAEERQLAVLAHIDDKAVDLLMAHTASRGQRVRLIWAHTGIGGAPVARVDELMARYPLLVGELSYRPGLTCESGKLCPDWRRLLLKYPDRFVIGSDTWINQRWQYYDQLMAAYRTWLGDLPADVARKLAWANAAGLFGLQQP; encoded by the coding sequence CTGTTCGCGAGAACGACGGCGCTGGCGGCGCTCGCACTTTCCGCCGCCTGGGCGCTAGCGGCCGACTACACCGGACCGCTGTTCGACGCGCACCTGCACTACAACGAAGAGGCGGCGCAGGGTCCGCACCCGCTGGGCGACGTGCTCGCGCGCATGCAGCGCAACGGCGTGCGCGGCATCATCGCCAACTCGCGGCCGAACGACGGCACGCATGCGCTGGCCGGCTCGGCCCAGACGCGTGCGGCGGGCGTGACGGTCGTGCCCTTCGTACGCCTGTACCGCAACCGCGAGGATTACGGCAACTGGTTCCGCGATGAGAGCATCTACACGATGGTGCAGAGCGAGCTGGCGCGCGGCACCGGCTCCGGGCCGTTCCGCGGCATCGGCGAGTTCCACCTGTACGACAGCGCCAATGCCGACGGCCCGGTCGCGCGCAAGCTGATGCAGCTCGCGGAGGAGCGGCAGCTGGCGGTGCTCGCGCACATCGACGACAAGGCGGTGGACCTGCTGATGGCGCACACCGCGTCGCGGGGTCAGCGCGTGCGGCTGATCTGGGCACACACGGGCATCGGCGGCGCGCCGGTGGCGCGGGTCGACGAGCTGATGGCCAGGTACCCGCTGCTGGTGGGTGAGCTGTCCTACCGGCCGGGGCTCACCTGCGAGTCGGGCAAGCTCTGCCCCGATTGGCGCCGGCTCCTGCTGAAGTACCCGGACCGCTTCGTCATCGGCTCGGACACTTGGATCAACCAGCGCTGGCAGTACTACGACCAGCTCATGGCCGCCTACCGCACCTGGCTCGGCGACCTGCCCGCGGACGTCGCCCGCAAGCTGGCGTGGGCCAACGCGGCGGGCCTGTTCGGGCTGCAGCAGCCATGA
- a CDS encoding glutathione S-transferase family protein: protein MIRLHHYPATAAMVPHIVLEEIGVPYERVHVDRMADAHKQPDYLRLNPNGLIPVLVEGDLVLYETAAIVLHLCDSHPQSRLAPPVGSTERSHFYKWLAWLTNTLQATLIVYFYPERWVDEGNAAGAAQVRRRAKERIWTLLDQLDAELARSGGPWFMGEHYTALDAYVFTLCRWTRNFDSGRARERAYLGPYLLRMLERPAVRRVLDNEGLQPPYV, encoded by the coding sequence ATGATCCGGCTGCACCATTACCCGGCCACCGCGGCCATGGTGCCGCACATCGTGCTGGAGGAGATCGGCGTTCCGTACGAGCGCGTGCACGTCGACCGGATGGCCGATGCGCACAAGCAGCCGGACTACCTGCGTCTCAACCCGAATGGCTTGATCCCGGTGCTGGTGGAAGGCGATCTCGTGCTGTACGAGACGGCGGCGATCGTGCTGCACCTGTGCGATTCGCATCCGCAGTCGCGGCTTGCGCCGCCTGTTGGAAGCACCGAGCGCAGCCACTTCTACAAGTGGCTCGCATGGCTCACCAACACGCTGCAGGCGACGCTGATCGTCTACTTCTATCCGGAACGCTGGGTCGACGAAGGCAACGCAGCCGGCGCGGCGCAGGTGCGGCGGCGTGCGAAGGAAAGGATCTGGACCCTGCTCGACCAGCTCGATGCCGAACTGGCGCGCAGCGGCGGGCCTTGGTTCATGGGCGAGCACTACACGGCACTCGATGCCTATGTGTTCACGCTGTGCCGCTGGACGCGCAACTTCGACAGCGGCCGCGCACGGGAGCGCGCGTACCTGGGTCCTTACCTCCTGAGGATGCTCGAGCGGCCGGCGGTGCGTCGCGTCCTCGACAACGAAGGCCTGCAGCCGCCTTACGTCTGA
- a CDS encoding DUF72 domain-containing protein — translation MRRPVRIGCAGWQLPLAVQAAFPPGDSHLRRYSAVFGASEINSSFHRPHRRSTYERWADSVPEGFAFSVKVPKAITHERRLVDCDALLREFFGQCAGLGDRMRCVLVQLPPSLAFDAAVADGFFSALADCFGGTVALEPRHGSWFNAEVDEWLAERRVSRVLADPVRHDAGRRPGGWTQLVYLRLHGSPRTYYSSYADDVLRPLADRITLEVQAGREVWCIFDNTAGQAAAGDALRLRGFLGQT, via the coding sequence ATGCGCCGGCCGGTGCGCATCGGCTGCGCCGGATGGCAGCTTCCGCTGGCCGTGCAAGCGGCCTTTCCGCCCGGCGACAGCCACCTGCGGCGTTATTCCGCCGTGTTCGGCGCCAGCGAGATCAACTCCTCCTTCCACCGGCCGCACCGCCGATCCACCTACGAGCGGTGGGCCGACAGCGTGCCCGAAGGCTTCGCGTTCTCGGTCAAGGTGCCCAAGGCGATCACGCATGAACGGCGGCTCGTGGACTGCGATGCGCTGCTGCGGGAGTTCTTCGGGCAGTGCGCGGGCCTCGGGGACCGGATGCGTTGCGTGCTGGTGCAATTGCCGCCCAGCCTGGCTTTCGACGCAGCGGTCGCGGATGGATTCTTCAGCGCGCTCGCGGACTGCTTCGGCGGCACGGTGGCCCTGGAGCCACGCCATGGCAGCTGGTTCAACGCCGAAGTCGACGAGTGGCTGGCCGAACGCCGCGTCTCGCGCGTGCTGGCCGACCCCGTGCGGCACGATGCCGGCCGCAGGCCCGGCGGATGGACTCAGCTCGTGTACCTGCGGCTGCACGGTTCGCCGCGCACCTACTACTCGTCGTATGCCGACGACGTGTTGCGACCGCTGGCCGATCGCATCACGCTCGAAGTGCAGGCCGGGCGCGAGGTCTGGTGCATCTTCGACAACACGGCCGGGCAGGCGGCGGCCGGCGACGCGCTGCGGCTGCGCGGCTTTCTCGGTCAGACGTAA
- a CDS encoding magnesium transporter CorA family protein, with the protein MHIVEFTRGTLRFLDEVPAQAPADGFIWIYLDREELAGELPRVQGAAARLGGSPLLDLHVKDLANRAHPSHYDYTSIYDLVVFRRLATAEEVDRELQEHPAETPSALVSFHRIRTRAVCFVVFDRLLITVHPQDCFTARSFIARYLSDAVQAENHAGGRSRLPFSPSDLMLRMVNVMVDSYLELRKQLSAEMDDWQLELLRPGADFRGWSALMVARRELHLLEDLCEEQNDAMQEWLDTAREQPPAHLSQAERDSLMARARDVIEHIQRVVHQVRRMEEGAESVVQIHFSAQSNRTNNTMRALTALTAIFLPLNLITGIFGMNFEFMPLLRNPAGFWVTASTMLAVVASLSLLFWRRRYLERSER; encoded by the coding sequence ATGCACATCGTCGAATTCACACGCGGCACGCTTCGCTTCCTCGACGAGGTGCCGGCCCAGGCGCCGGCCGACGGCTTCATCTGGATCTATCTCGACCGCGAGGAGCTCGCCGGAGAACTGCCCCGCGTGCAGGGGGCGGCAGCGCGACTGGGCGGCTCGCCGCTGCTGGACCTGCACGTGAAGGACCTCGCCAACCGCGCGCATCCTTCCCACTACGACTACACGTCCATCTACGACTTGGTGGTGTTCCGGCGTCTGGCCACCGCGGAGGAAGTCGACCGCGAACTGCAGGAACATCCCGCGGAGACACCGTCCGCCCTCGTGAGCTTCCATCGCATCCGCACGCGCGCGGTCTGTTTCGTCGTGTTCGACCGGCTGCTGATCACCGTTCATCCGCAGGACTGCTTCACGGCGAGGTCCTTCATCGCGCGCTACCTGTCCGATGCCGTGCAGGCCGAGAACCACGCCGGCGGCCGCAGCCGCCTGCCGTTCAGCCCGTCCGACCTGATGCTGCGCATGGTGAACGTCATGGTCGACAGCTACCTGGAACTGCGCAAGCAGCTGAGCGCGGAGATGGACGACTGGCAGCTGGAGCTGCTGCGCCCCGGCGCCGATTTCCGCGGCTGGAGTGCGCTGATGGTTGCGCGCCGCGAGCTGCACCTGCTCGAGGACCTCTGCGAGGAGCAGAACGACGCGATGCAGGAATGGCTGGACACCGCGCGCGAGCAGCCGCCGGCCCACCTCTCCCAGGCCGAGCGGGACAGCCTGATGGCCCGCGCGCGCGACGTGATCGAGCACATCCAGCGCGTGGTGCACCAGGTGCGCCGCATGGAAGAGGGCGCCGAGAGCGTGGTGCAGATCCACTTCTCCGCGCAGAGCAACCGGACCAACAACACCATGCGCGCGCTCACCGCGCTGACGGCCATCTTCCTGCCGCTGAACCTGATCACGGGCATCTTCGGCATGAACTTCGAGTTCATGCCCCTGCTGCGCAACCCGGCCGGTTTCTGGGTGACGGCGTCCACGATGCTCGCGGTCGTGGCTTCCCTGAGCCTGTTGTTCTGGCGCAGGCGCTACCTGGAACGCAGCGAACGGTGA
- the hemB gene encoding porphobilinogen synthase → MVLHAPYPHGRPRRLRRDEFTRNLVRENALTAHDLIYPVFVLDGARRREAVASMPGVERLSLDLLLPVAEECVKLGIPALALFPVIDPSLKAPDGREACNPEGLVPRVVRGLKQRFPTLGVMTDVALDPYTSHGQDGLLDETGYILNDETVEVLTRQALVQAEAGVDIVAPSDMMDGRIGAIRKALESRGAIHTRIMAYSAKYASAFYGPFRDAVGSAGNLGKSDKKVYQMDPANSDEALREVAMDIAEGADMVMVKPGMPYLDIVRRVKDEFRMPTFVYQVSGEYAMLQAAVQNGWLAGEAVMMESLLAFKRAGADGVLTYFALEAARRLRA, encoded by the coding sequence ATGGTCCTGCACGCCCCCTACCCCCACGGCCGCCCGCGGCGCCTGCGCCGCGACGAGTTCACTCGCAACCTAGTTCGCGAGAACGCCCTCACGGCCCACGACCTGATCTATCCCGTGTTCGTGCTCGATGGCGCCAGGCGCCGCGAGGCCGTCGCCTCCATGCCCGGCGTGGAGCGACTCAGTCTGGACCTGCTGCTGCCCGTGGCCGAGGAATGCGTGAAGCTCGGGATTCCCGCGCTGGCGCTGTTCCCGGTGATCGATCCTTCGCTGAAGGCGCCCGATGGCCGTGAGGCCTGCAACCCCGAAGGCCTGGTGCCGCGCGTGGTGCGTGGCCTGAAGCAGCGCTTCCCGACGCTGGGCGTGATGACCGATGTGGCGCTCGATCCGTACACCAGCCACGGCCAGGACGGCCTGCTCGACGAGACCGGCTACATCCTCAACGACGAGACGGTGGAGGTGCTCACGCGCCAGGCGCTGGTCCAGGCCGAGGCCGGCGTGGACATCGTCGCGCCCAGCGACATGATGGACGGCCGCATCGGCGCGATCCGCAAGGCGCTGGAGTCGCGCGGCGCGATCCACACCCGCATCATGGCCTACAGCGCCAAGTACGCGAGCGCGTTCTACGGCCCGTTCCGCGATGCCGTGGGATCGGCCGGGAACCTGGGCAAGAGCGACAAGAAGGTCTACCAGATGGATCCGGCCAACAGCGACGAGGCCCTGCGCGAGGTCGCGATGGACATCGCCGAAGGCGCCGACATGGTGATGGTCAAGCCCGGCATGCCGTACCTGGACATCGTGCGCCGCGTGAAGGACGAATTCCGCATGCCCACCTTCGTCTACCAGGTGTCCGGCGAGTACGCGATGCTGCAGGCGGCCGTGCAGAACGGCTGGCTCGCGGGCGAAGCCGTGATGATGGAAAGCCTGCTTGCGTTCAAGCGCGCCGGGGCCGACGGCGTGCTGACCTATTTCGCGCTGGAAGCGGCGCGGCGACTGCGCGCCTGA
- a CDS encoding CopD family protein: protein MLWVKALHIVFVASWFAGLFYLPRIYVNLAMVAPGSGAERDRLLLMARKLLRFTTLLAVPALAFGLWLWLGYGIGRGSGWMHAKLAVVLLVIGYHHACAVMLRKFAAGGPARSHRWYRWFNELPVLLLLAAVVLVVVKPF from the coding sequence ATGCTCTGGGTCAAAGCCCTCCACATCGTCTTCGTCGCCAGCTGGTTCGCGGGGCTTTTCTACCTTCCCCGCATCTACGTGAACCTCGCGATGGTGGCGCCGGGCTCCGGCGCCGAACGCGACCGGCTGCTGCTCATGGCGCGCAAGCTCCTTCGCTTCACGACCCTCTTGGCGGTGCCGGCGCTTGCGTTCGGCCTGTGGCTCTGGCTCGGTTACGGCATCGGGCGCGGCAGCGGCTGGATGCACGCGAAGCTCGCGGTGGTGCTGCTCGTGATCGGCTATCACCATGCGTGCGCGGTCATGCTGCGCAAGTTCGCCGCCGGTGGTCCCGCGCGAAGCCATCGCTGGTACCGCTGGTTCAACGAACTGCCGGTGCTGCTGTTGCTGGCCGCGGTGGTGCTGGTGGTCGTCAAGCCGTTCTGA
- a CDS encoding VanZ family protein, protein MTARKTSAWPLAQAYAALIVYASLYPFDDWRDQGISAFAFLSSPWPRYWTGFDLAANTAGYLPLGFLLGLSVLRRVETPDATRSWGAIAFATLGGTALAFCMEALQTYLPSRVPSNLDFGLNALGTLLGAALAGALEKLGAVDHWSRFRLRWFVEEARGALVLLALWPIALLFPAAVPLGLGQVFERLEAAVAEWLMDTPFLEWLPVRDVELQPLVQGSELLCVALGVLAPCLLAYSVMSSVPRRAIFAAFLVAMGIGATALSAALSWGPAHAWAWLSLPVRLGLLTGLALAFVLLPLPRRGCAALVLLALVVHLTLLNQAPASAYFTQTLQTWEQGRFIRFHGLVQWLGWLWPYVALAYVLVRVSSSEPRPRIPQ, encoded by the coding sequence ATGACGGCACGCAAGACCTCGGCATGGCCGCTCGCGCAGGCGTATGCGGCGCTGATCGTCTATGCGAGCCTCTACCCGTTCGACGACTGGCGAGACCAGGGCATCTCGGCCTTCGCCTTTCTCTCCAGCCCCTGGCCGCGGTACTGGACCGGCTTCGACCTCGCCGCGAATACCGCGGGTTACCTGCCGCTCGGATTCCTGCTCGGGCTTTCGGTGCTGCGCAGGGTGGAAACGCCGGACGCAACGCGCAGCTGGGGCGCGATCGCTTTCGCAACGCTGGGAGGCACCGCGCTCGCCTTCTGCATGGAGGCCCTGCAGACCTACCTGCCGTCGCGAGTGCCGTCCAACCTGGATTTCGGCCTGAACGCGCTGGGCACCTTGCTCGGAGCCGCGCTTGCGGGCGCGCTCGAGAAGCTCGGTGCGGTCGACCACTGGAGCCGGTTTCGCCTGCGCTGGTTCGTCGAGGAGGCGCGCGGCGCGCTGGTGCTGCTGGCGCTGTGGCCGATCGCATTGCTCTTTCCCGCCGCGGTTCCGCTCGGCCTGGGCCAGGTCTTCGAGCGGCTGGAGGCCGCGGTGGCGGAATGGCTGATGGACACGCCGTTCCTCGAATGGCTGCCGGTGCGCGATGTGGAACTGCAGCCGCTGGTCCAGGGGAGCGAGCTGCTTTGCGTGGCGCTGGGCGTCCTCGCGCCCTGCCTGCTGGCGTATTCCGTCATGAGCTCGGTTCCGCGGCGCGCGATCTTCGCCGCATTCCTCGTGGCGATGGGGATCGGCGCCACCGCGCTGTCCGCGGCGCTGAGCTGGGGCCCGGCGCACGCGTGGGCGTGGCTGAGTCTTCCGGTGCGACTGGGCCTGCTCACCGGGCTCGCCCTCGCTTTCGTGCTGCTGCCCCTGCCGCGCCGGGGCTGCGCCGCGCTCGTGCTGCTGGCGCTGGTGGTGCACCTGACTCTCCTGAACCAGGCGCCCGCCAGCGCGTACTTCACGCAGACGTTGCAGACCTGGGAGCAGGGCCGCTTCATCCGCTTCCATGGGCTGGTGCAGTGGCTGGGATGGCTGTGGCCTTACGTGGCACTGGCCTATGTGCTGGTGCGGGTCTCCTCCTCGGAGCCGCGGCCTAGAATCCCGCAATGA
- a CDS encoding (2Fe-2S) ferredoxin domain-containing protein, with the protein MSSPDRPSYFERHIFFCLNKRENGENCCADHNAQAAFDRCKSQVKAQGLAGPGKVRVNKAGCLDRCAAGPVAVVYPEAVWYTYVDQEDIDEIVESHLKNGRVVERLLTPPHLGR; encoded by the coding sequence ATGAGTTCCCCGGACCGGCCCTCCTACTTCGAGCGCCACATCTTCTTCTGCCTGAACAAACGCGAGAACGGCGAGAACTGCTGCGCCGACCACAACGCGCAGGCCGCATTCGACCGCTGCAAGTCGCAGGTCAAGGCGCAGGGGCTGGCGGGCCCCGGCAAGGTGCGCGTGAACAAGGCCGGCTGCCTGGACCGCTGTGCGGCCGGCCCGGTCGCCGTGGTCTACCCCGAAGCCGTCTGGTACACCTATGTGGACCAGGAGGACATCGACGAGATCGTCGAGTCGCACCTGAAGAACGGCCGCGTGGTCGAACGCCTGCTCACGCCGCCGCACCTCGGTCGCTGA
- a CDS encoding alpha/beta hydrolase, translating into MNSQTQRLQVQGAAGAIEVLRDDPGQAAAGVAFIAHPHPLFGGTMDNKVVQTLARAFVQCGWSAVRFNFRGVGASAGVHDEGRGETEDMRALVEAIAPEGPIALAGFSFGAFVTSRVVEALWSAREVRKVILVGTAASRFSVSTLPQDAHERTLVVHGEQDDTVPLQSVMDWARPQSLPVTVVPGGGHFFHGQLPLLKTLVARHLRS; encoded by the coding sequence ATGAATTCGCAGACGCAGCGGCTGCAAGTGCAGGGCGCCGCCGGGGCGATCGAAGTGCTGCGGGACGATCCCGGGCAAGCCGCCGCGGGCGTCGCCTTCATCGCGCATCCACATCCGCTGTTCGGCGGCACCATGGACAACAAGGTGGTGCAGACGCTCGCGCGCGCTTTCGTGCAATGCGGCTGGAGCGCGGTGCGGTTCAACTTCCGCGGCGTCGGCGCGAGCGCCGGGGTGCACGACGAAGGCCGCGGCGAGACCGAAGACATGCGTGCCTTGGTGGAGGCGATCGCGCCGGAAGGCCCGATCGCGCTGGCCGGCTTCTCCTTCGGCGCGTTCGTCACGAGCCGCGTGGTGGAGGCGCTCTGGAGCGCCCGCGAGGTGCGCAAGGTCATCCTGGTGGGCACGGCGGCGTCGCGTTTTTCCGTCTCCACGCTGCCGCAGGACGCGCACGAGCGCACGCTGGTGGTCCACGGCGAGCAGGACGACACGGTGCCGTTGCAATCCGTCATGGACTGGGCGCGGCCTCAGTCACTTCCGGTCACCGTCGTCCCGGGGGGCGGGCACTTCTTTCACGGACAATTGCCGCTTTTGAAAACCCTGGTGGCGCGCCACCTCCGTTCCTGA